From a single Asticcacaulis sp. MM231 genomic region:
- a CDS encoding TonB-dependent receptor, with protein sequence MVENYTNDRKASLDAVGLNTQYKLNDNWDLMADLAYSKVERDDIILESTAGTGFNKSGPKDTITFDTPDGYGLSTLSGVVDYSNFDTTFLTDPGGWGGPVGRAGYVKAPHIEDELTTIKLAATRHLDNVFSSVSFGYTGTHREKDKKGVEGFITLPSGIQAVVPEKYRMGVTDATFLGGSSGMISYDSLAMWNDGYFGFVQDVSQDSVKRTWNVDEHIDVLFVKADLDTQLFGYPLTGNIGVQSQHAKQTAKSYFTDGTATGTKLKSESADYTDILPSANFNFAIADDMTLRVGAGVTIARPRMDDMAAGVGYGAIADGNQPVQFGGNSYYWSGSGGNPTLKPWKATAVDISWEKYFGRKGYVSIAGFHKTLNSYIFNQTLLRDYTGAALPANANPALYSLANANRIGTVSVMQNGSGGWIKGLEATISVPGDMVTSYLDGFGLILSAAFNNSEINPSGTNPIDLPGLSKKVINTTIYYEKYGFSARLSNRYRGDFLGEVPDYTNSLQSRYVAAESLLDAQLGYEFQSSPLKGLSLSFSATNITNEPFKLYTKGNKNNVMRHEVYGSTYLFGVNYKFF encoded by the coding sequence GTGGTCGAAAACTACACCAATGACCGCAAGGCGTCGCTCGATGCCGTTGGCCTGAACACGCAGTACAAGCTCAACGATAACTGGGACCTGATGGCCGATCTGGCCTATTCCAAGGTCGAGCGCGACGACATCATCTTGGAATCGACCGCCGGCACCGGTTTTAACAAGAGCGGCCCGAAGGACACGATCACCTTTGATACGCCCGATGGATACGGCCTCTCAACGCTGTCCGGCGTGGTCGATTATTCCAACTTCGACACCACCTTCCTGACCGATCCGGGCGGCTGGGGTGGCCCGGTCGGCCGTGCCGGCTATGTCAAGGCGCCGCACATCGAGGACGAACTGACGACGATCAAGCTCGCCGCCACACGTCATCTTGATAACGTCTTCTCGAGCGTCAGCTTCGGTTATACCGGCACGCACCGCGAAAAGGACAAGAAGGGCGTCGAGGGCTTCATCACCCTGCCGTCCGGTATTCAGGCTGTCGTGCCTGAAAAGTATCGCATGGGCGTGACCGATGCCACCTTCCTTGGCGGTTCATCGGGCATGATCTCCTATGACAGCCTGGCGATGTGGAATGATGGTTATTTCGGCTTCGTGCAGGATGTCAGCCAGGATTCGGTCAAGCGCACCTGGAACGTCGATGAACATATCGATGTACTGTTCGTCAAGGCCGACCTCGATACCCAACTGTTCGGCTATCCGCTGACCGGCAATATCGGCGTCCAGTCGCAGCACGCCAAGCAGACGGCCAAGTCGTACTTCACCGATGGCACCGCCACCGGCACCAAGCTGAAATCGGAAAGCGCCGACTATACGGACATCCTGCCGAGCGCCAACTTCAACTTCGCCATTGCGGACGACATGACCCTGCGCGTCGGTGCCGGCGTCACCATCGCCCGCCCGCGCATGGACGATATGGCGGCCGGTGTCGGTTACGGGGCCATCGCTGACGGCAACCAGCCGGTTCAGTTCGGCGGCAATTCCTACTACTGGTCCGGTTCCGGCGGTAATCCGACCCTGAAACCCTGGAAGGCAACCGCCGTCGATATCTCGTGGGAAAAGTATTTCGGCCGCAAGGGCTATGTCTCGATCGCGGGCTTCCACAAGACTCTGAACTCCTACATCTTCAACCAGACCCTGCTGCGTGACTATACCGGCGCTGCCCTGCCGGCGAATGCCAATCCGGCGCTTTACAGCCTGGCCAACGCCAACCGCATCGGTACGGTTTCGGTCATGCAGAACGGCAGCGGCGGCTGGATCAAGGGGCTCGAAGCCACAATCTCCGTGCCGGGCGATATGGTCACGTCTTACCTCGACGGTTTCGGTCTGATCCTGTCGGCTGCTTTCAACAACTCGGAAATCAATCCGTCGGGCACCAACCCGATCGATCTGCCGGGCCTGTCGAAGAAGGTCATCAATACGACCATCTACTATGAAAAGTACGGCTTCTCCGCCCGGCTGTCCAACCGCTATCGCGGCGACTTCCTCGGCGAAGTGCCGGACTACACCAACAGCCTGCAAAGCCGTTATGTCGCGGCGGAATCCCTGCTCGACGCCCAACTAGGTTACGAGTTCCAGAGCAGCCCGTTGAAGGGTCTGTCGCTGTCCTTCTCGGCGACCAACATCACCAACGAGCCGTTCAAGCTCTACACCAAGGGCAATAAGAACAACGTGATGCGTCACGAAGTCTACGGCTCGACCTA
- a CDS encoding TonB-dependent receptor plug domain-containing protein: MLNSKGHTAAFRARLLTCGATAAILTACAFAAPVMAQDAAAAPAEDTTTIVVTGIRRGIQDAISAKKKSAQIVEAVSAEDIGKLPDASIAELIARLPGIAAQRTNGRAQSLSIRGLGPDYTVTTLNGREQVSTGDNRSVEFDQYPSELISQVLVYKTPNAGMTTQGIAGTADLQTVRPLAYGKRAAAINVRGEQNSEDAAIGGMKNTGNRYSLMYIDQFANKTIGLALGYAHTDSPYQVQKKEPWGDGGYPTCGACLPADQDLLILGGAKDGIISSNLTRDGYMGVLEWKPNDQLHMTLDAYHSDFRELQKIARIEYPLAWVITNWRLAILPATPSSRTVFSITSRLWSKTTPMTARRRSMPLA; encoded by the coding sequence ATGCTTAATTCCAAGGGCCACACAGCAGCGTTCAGAGCACGCCTGCTGACCTGCGGCGCCACCGCGGCCATTCTGACGGCCTGCGCTTTCGCAGCGCCCGTTATGGCCCAGGATGCCGCTGCTGCCCCCGCAGAAGATACGACGACCATCGTCGTGACCGGCATCCGCCGTGGTATTCAGGACGCCATTTCCGCCAAGAAGAAATCCGCGCAGATCGTTGAAGCCGTGTCGGCCGAAGATATCGGCAAGCTGCCCGATGCCTCGATCGCCGAATTGATCGCCCGCCTGCCGGGCATCGCCGCCCAGCGCACAAATGGCCGCGCCCAGTCGCTTTCCATTCGCGGCCTTGGCCCTGACTATACCGTCACCACGCTGAATGGCCGCGAACAGGTCTCCACCGGCGACAACCGTTCGGTTGAGTTTGACCAGTATCCGTCGGAACTGATCTCGCAGGTTCTGGTTTACAAGACGCCGAACGCTGGCATGACCACGCAGGGCATCGCCGGTACGGCCGATCTGCAGACCGTCCGTCCGCTGGCCTATGGCAAGCGCGCGGCGGCGATCAATGTCCGTGGGGAGCAGAACAGCGAAGACGCGGCCATCGGCGGCATGAAGAATACCGGCAATCGGTATTCGCTCATGTATATCGACCAGTTCGCCAACAAGACCATCGGTCTGGCGCTCGGTTACGCCCATACCGATTCGCCCTATCAGGTGCAAAAGAAGGAGCCCTGGGGTGACGGCGGTTATCCGACCTGCGGCGCTTGTCTGCCCGCCGATCAGGATCTGCTGATCCTCGGTGGCGCCAAGGATGGCATCATCTCGTCCAACCTGACGCGCGATGGCTATATGGGTGTTCTGGAATGGAAGCCGAACGACCAGCTTCACATGACGCTCGACGCCTACCACTCGGATTTCCGCGAACTGCAAAAGATCGCCCGCATCGAGTATCCGCTGGCCTGGGTGATAACCAACTGGCGGCTGGCTATACTGCCGGCAACACCTTCGTCACGCACGGTGTTTTCAATAACGTCACGGCTGTGGTCGAAAACTACACCAATGACCGCAAGGCGTCGCTCGATGCCGTTGGCCTGA